A genomic window from Malassezia vespertilionis chromosome 6, complete sequence includes:
- the ENT3 gene encoding Epsin-3, clathrin recruitment and traffic between the Golgi and endosome (BUSCO:EOG09263WB5; EggNog:ENOG503NTVR; COG:F), with protein MDLEEIGNKISNLTFYDLKSFYTQAKNYALNISEIEAKVRDATNDDPWGASSTLMQEIAQAHDFNEIMPTIFNRFMEKDASEWRQIYKSLQLLEYIVKNGSERVVDEARLHLSTIKILRTFHYIDEHGKDQGINIRNRAKELATLLSDIDTIRVERRRARANRDKYRGTGNADFVPGSGGGRYSGFSSESYHAGAGAPGGATAYGTNTPYGAAASEYEEYDAGDDDERQAPDAAPAQPEQRTVDLFVFDDPEPAPKPAPAPPGPTPAFEFDEFDDFQTAPTHTQIVMADEKPANKPKSRNDIFEFFDKEPSPPSRSVRSVPPMQPPLASKTSAPLKPVRQAPKSSDTFGDLWETSRGKASATKGADKGKMPMAQLAKDQTSSSVWGSDASKPKSAQSEDLFDLL; from the exons ATG GATTTGGAAGAAAT CGGAAATAAAATTTCGAACCTGACTTTCTACGACTTGAAGTCGTTCTACACGCAGGCGAAGAACTATGCGTTGAACATTAGCGAGATTGAagccaaggtgcgcgatgcaacgAACGACGATCCATG GGGCGCAAGCTCGACATTGATGCAGGAGATTGCACAAGC TCACGACTTTAACGAGATTATGCCGACCATCTTTAACAGGTTTATGGAGAAAGATGCGAGCGAGTGGCGCCAAATCTACAAG TCGctccagctcctcgagTACATTGTCAAGAACGGCTCGGAACGTGTCGTGGATGAGGCGCGTTTGCACCTGTCCACCATCAAGATTCTGCGCACGTTCCATTACATTGATGAGCATGGCAAGGATCAAGGGATCAATATTCGGAACCGCGCCAAGGAGCTCGCGACGTTGCTCTCTGACATCGATACCATCCgtgtcgagcgccgcagggcGCGTGCCAACAGAGACAAGTACCGCGGTACGGGCAACGCTGACTTTGTGCCTGGTAGTGGCGGCGGCCGATACAGCGGATTCAGTAGCGAGAGTTACCATGCCGGTGCGGGAGCGCCTGGCGGTGCAACGGCCTACGGTACAAACACGCCGtacggcgctgccgccTCCGAGTACGAAGAGTACGATGCTGGCGACGATGATGAGAGGCAGGCAccggacgctgcgcctgcacagccCGAACAGCGCACGGTCGACTTGTTTGTGTTTGATGATCCTGAGCCAGCGCCGAagcctgcgccagcgccgccgggGCCTACGCCCGCGTTTGAGTTTGACGAGTTTGACGATTTCCAAACTGCTCCGACACACACGCAGATCGTCATGGCCGACGAGAAGCCTGCAAACAAGCCGAAGAGCCGCAACGACATTTTTGAGTTTTTCGACAAAGAGccgtcgccgccgtcgcgcagtgtgcggtccgtgccgccgatgcagccgccgcttgcaagcaagacaagtgcgccgctgaaacctgtgcggcaagcgcctAAGAGCAGCGATACGTTTGGCGATCTATGGGAGAcgtcgcgcggcaaggCATCTGCAACAAAAGGAGCTGACAAAGGCAAGATGCCCATGGCACAACTCGCCAAGGACCAGACAAGCAGCTCTGTGTGGggcagcgacgcgagcAAGCCGAAAAGCGCGCAGTCCGAAGACTTGTTTGATCTTCTATAG
- a CDS encoding S2P endopeptidase (TransMembrane:7 (o6-24i78-107o157-179i186-204o216-235i432-451o502-523i); COG:O; EggNog:ENOG503P3QN; MEROPS:MER0120335): MATSPVLLLLSGVWIVAFVLHRYVGLREIAGRWWARKACTANLYPFRFTVETQAWNAWPQKTLAHATRSGVPVHIVRAFYWIGVYFAAALLCGVLLLMGGVCVQLWAHFFAPQPAALVRRSQVQATPPTWIVPLVRIFMKLMQIPGVTLPGVQIAPLFFAVLASQVAHEAGHALVAALYRIKPQSMGLTILYPFLPIAHVALAGTGRLTRKSQLCIVAAGVWHNACIWTCLALFMQLPLSNIVWTDANGLLITHAAGSARGWAQRGAVITRIDDWNLASAAPESRFRAWDALLRDEAKDVAGWCVGAQVWLTAPSQCCLCRDSKQVCFAGEGDACLDPLTVFLTTTPRCTASKACDAHHVCVHAAANESIARVTVLAQRDSAEFVLRGPFSELSGEVRLSAHVVQPWIRVWGRAMERIVTLFSSIVGNTFRALLLVNATLCLVNMLPIFGFDGAVYVRILLVAWYARGYDDVPDTFTGEDDIEEQDTQHRALVSKVENTMGAIQAVTSGLALVAFGGSTLLAFT, encoded by the coding sequence ATGGCGACGAGCCCAGTGCTGCTCCTGCTTTCTGGCGTATGGATCGTTGCTTTTGTGCTGCATAGATACGTCGGGCTACGGGAGATTGCGGGTCGCTGGTGGGCACGGAAAGCGTGCACCGCGAACTTGTACCCCTTTCGGTTTACCGTAGAGACCCAGGCGTGGAATGCGTGGCCGCAAAAAACGCTCGCACACGCaacacgcagcggcgtccCTGTGCACATTGTACGTGCATTTTACTGGATAGGCGTATAttttgccgcagcgctgctgtgTGGGGTGCTTCTGTTGATGGGGGGCGTGTGTGTGCAGCTGTGGGCGCATTTCTTTGCGCCCCAACCggccgcgctcgtgcgccgcagccagGTGCAGGCCACGCCGCCAACGTGGATTGTGCCGCTGGTACGTATTTTTATGAAGCTTATGCAGATTCCCGGAGTGACCTTGCCTGGCGTGCagattgcgccgcttttttttGCTGTACTGGCAAGCCAAGTCGCACATGAGGCGGGGCATGCACTGGTAGCGGCACTGTACCGCATAAAACCACAGTCGATGGGCCTCACGATCCTGTATCCATTTTTGCCGATCGCACATGTTGCACTAGCCGGTACAGGACGTCTTACACGCAAATCGCAACTGTGCATCGTCGCCGCTGGCGTTTGGCACAATGCATGTATATGGACATGCCTCGCGCTGTTCATGCAACTTCCTCTATCGAACATTGTGTGGACGGACGCGAATGGGCTGCTCAtcacgcacgccgctggctCTGCGCGCGGGTGGGCACAGCGCGGAGCCGTAATTACACGCATTGACGACTGGAACCttgccagcgctgcgcccgaATCGCGCTTCCGTGCTTGGGATGCACTCCTGCGCGACGAAGCAAAGGACGTGGCAGGATGGTGCGTCGGTGCACAGGTATGGTTGACTGCGCCGTCCCAGTGCTGCTTGTGCCGCGATTCCAAACAGGTATGCTTTGCGGGCGAGGGCGATGCATGCTTGGATCCGCTCACAGTATTTCTCACGACAACGCCGCGGTGTACTGCGAGCAAAgcttgcgatgcgcatcaTGTATGCGTGCATGCAGCCGCAAACGAGtccattgcgcgcgtgACTGTTTTGGCCCAGCGCGACAGCGCGGAgtttgtgctgcgcggcccaTTTAGCGAACTGTCCGGTGAAGTGCGCCTCTCTGCGCATGTGGTGCAGCCTTGGATTCGTGTGTGGGGACGCGCCATGGAGCGAATTGTGACGCTATTTTCCTCCATCGTTGGAAATACATTTCGCGCCTTGTTGCTCGTGAATGCGACGTTGTGTCTTGTGAATATGCTGCCGATCTTTGGGTTCGACGGCGCAGTCTACGTTCGAATTCTTTTGGTCGCTTGGTACGCACGCGGCTATGACGATGTGCCCGATACGTTTACGGGCGAAGACGACATCGAAGAGCAAGATACCCAGCACCGTGCGTTGGTGTCCAAAGTCGAAAACACCATGGGGGCAATACAGGCAGTCACATCAgggcttgcgcttgttgcATTTGGCGGGAGTACGCTGTTGGCATTCACATAG
- the SEC11 gene encoding signal peptidase I (COG:U; MEROPS:MER0015613; EggNog:ENOG503P0U2; TransMembrane:2 (i14-34o121-138i)) translates to MLTQLFGPTWRRQLWQLVYMLNMVAFALVCWKGYSLVVDTETPVVVVLSGSMEPGYYRGDILFLASYPRPYKVGDVTVYSVENGKIPIVHRVIETHSDQVVGRVVGYIPYVGYVTLVMNDFPIVKYIVLGLVGISMLYERE, encoded by the exons ATGCTAACGCAACTGTTCGGCCCTACGTGGCGCCGCCAGCTCTGGCAGCTGGTGTACATGCTGAACATGGTTGCATTTGCGCTTGTGTGCTGGAAAGGATACTCTCTAGTGGTGGATACCGAGACGCCCGTTGTCGTCGTGCTGAGCGGGAGTATGGAGCCTGGCTATTACCGTGGCGATATCTTATTTCTTGCGAGCTATCCTCGGCCATACAAGGTCGGCGATGTGACTGTGTACAGCGTTGAAAACGGAAAGATTCCGATTGTACATCGCGTGATTGAGACGCACTC CGACCAGGTAGTGGGTCGCGTTGTGGG GTATATCCCGTACGTGGGGTACGTGACACTGGTCATGAACGACTTTCCCATTGTAAAGTACATTGTGCTGGGGCTTGTCGGTATCTCGATGCTCTATGAACGCGAATAG
- the MAS1 gene encoding mitochondrial processing peptidase (MEROPS:MER0001229; COG:O; EggNog:ENOG503NU8R), producing MTGDMSPYTYVSTLSNGLTVATESIPGAQTATVGAWIDAGSRSESKANNGTAHFLEHMAFKGTGTRSQQELELEVEDMGAHLNAYTSREQTVYYAKAFRNDVDKAVSIISDILQNSKLDETAIERERDVILREQEEVDKLQEEVVFDLLHSVAFQTQALGRTILGPKENILSIERQDLVNYIKSKYTADRMVIVGAGGIDHGELVKMAETHFGNLPYSENPMSFGEKLYEPAKFVGSEVRARDDTKDTVNVAVAVEGASWNSPDYFPMLVLQSVFGNWDRSLGASPLLSSRLSHIISSNNLANSFMHFSTSYSDTGLWGIYVVSENLTNLDDLMHFILKEWQRATTGLSEAEVERAKSQLKASLLLGLDGTTAVAEDIGRQMVTMGKRMTPQEIENEINMVTVDELKRVAKQYIWDNDFALAATGRTEGLMDYNRLRRDMKTLLY from the exons ATGACAGGCGACATGTCT CCGTACACCTACGTGAGCACGCTCTCCAACGGTCTCACAGTTGCCACGGAGTCGATCCCCGGTGCCCAGACTGCCACGGTTGGTGCATGGATTGACGCTGGTTCGCGCTCTGAGAGCAAGGCGAACAATGGCACCGCTCACTTTCTGGAGCACATGGCCTTCAAAG GCACCGGCACGCGCTCCCAGCAAGAGCTGGAGCTTGAGGTCGAGGACATGGGTGCGCATCTGAATGCGTACACCTCGCGTGAGCAGACGGTCTACTATGCCAAGGCATTCCGCAACGACGTGGACAAGGCCGTCTCGATCATTTCTGATATCCTGCAGAACTCTAAACTCGACGAGACTgccatcgagcgcgagcgtgaCGTGAtcctgcgcgagcaggagGAAGTGGACAAGCTCCAGGAGGAGGTTGTGTTTGACCTGCTTCACAGCGTCGCATTCCAGACCCAAGCGCTGGGCCGCACCATTCTGGGCCCCAAGGAAAACATTTTGTCGATTGAGCGCCAGGACCTTGTGAACTACATCAAGTCCAAGTACACTGCGGACCGCATGGTCATTGTTGGCGCCGGCGGTATTGACCACGGCGAGCTTGTCAAGATGGCCGAGACGCACTTTGGCAACCTGCCCTATTCGGAAAACCCCATGTCGTTTGGCGAGAAGCTCTATGAGCCTGCCAAGTTCGTCGGCTCTGAAGTCCGTGCTCGCGATGACACTAAAGACACGGTCAATGTCGCCGTCGCTGTCGAGGGCGCGAGCTGGAACTCCCCCGACTACTTCCCTATGCTTGTCCTCCAGTCCGTCTTTGGCAACTGGGACCgctcgctcggcgcctCGCCGCTGCTCTCGAGCCGCCTTTCGCACATCATTTCCTCCAACAACCTCGCCAACTCGTTCATGCACTTTAGTACTTCATACTCCGACACGGGTCTCTGGGGTATCTATGTCGTCAGCGAGAACCTCACAAACCTTGACGACCTGATGCACTTTATCTTAAAGGAGTGGCAGCGTGCGACCACCGGTCTCTCGGAGGCAGAGGTTGAGCGAGCCAAGTCGCAGCTCAAGGCTTCTTtgctgctcggcctcgacgGCACCACCGCCGTTGCCGAGGACATTGGCCGCCAAATGGTGACTATGGGCAAGCGCATGACGCCGCAGGAGATTGAGAATGAGATCAACATGGTCACTGTCGACGAACtcaagcgcgtcgcgaagCAGTACATCTGGGATAACGactttgcgcttgcggccACGGGCCGTACCGAGGGTCTTATGGACTACAACCGCCTCCGCCGCGACATGAAAACGCTTCTGTACTAA
- a CDS encoding uncharacterized protein (EggNog:ENOG503PKDQ; TransMembrane:4 (i47-72o103-125i188-208o214-235i)): protein MASTSNTARPVGQHEKILSQYDDDVLDESEQESIIASIRRANDKSNYMYRVALVVIYILVFVLYLTPIPAYALGQHPKSHMSLFLHPTTTIGTHDDLTYLPVFPIYITTMLALSYLMGLAVYELFDVLRWIKPQEFAYPAQPHPFGTAPNWIVPVLRDVRIGPSNKVGDRADKPVENADIVTVLPPRIVYIGFLWICFWPIPLMTFGLGAFEDALWWAFPFFASTIHLVIEWWIYKADRETLGLNHMKYNYKGA from the coding sequence atggcgaGCACTTCGAATACCGCCCGCCCAGTGGGCCAGCACGAAAAAATTTTATCTCAGTACGATGACGACGTATTGGACGAATCGGAGCAAGAGAGTATCATTGCAAGTATCCGCCGTGCGAACGACAAGTCGAACTACATGTACCGCGTCGCCTTGGTCGTGATTTACATTCTAGTGTTTGTTTTGTACCTCACTCCGATCCCCGCGTACGCATTGGGGCAGCACCCCAAGAGTCACATGTCTCTATTTTTGCATCCTACCACTACCATCGGTACCCATGATGATCTCACATACCTGCCCGTCTTCCCCATTTACATTACCACCATGCTCGCCCTATCTTACTTGATGGGCCTTGCCGTGTACGAACTGTTTGATGTGCTCCGGTGGATCAAGCCGCAAGAGTTTGCTTATCCCGCACAGCCACACCCGTTTGGCACCGCGCCGAACTGGATTGTGCCTGTTTtgcgcgatgtgcgcatTGGCCCCTCGAACAAGGTGGGTGACCGTGCCGACAAGCCCGTGGAAAATGCTGATATTGTGACGGTGCTGCCGCCGCGTATTGTATACATTGGCTTCCTTTGGATCTGTTTCTGGCCTATCCCGCTCATGACCTTTGGTCTCGGTGCGTTTGAGGACGCGCTGTGGTGGGCGTTCCCCTTTTTTGCCTCTACCATCCACCTGGTCATCGAGTGGTGGATCTACAAAGCGGACCGTGAGACGCTGGGCTTGAATCACATGAAGTATAACTACAAAGGCGCGTAA
- the PAP1 gene encoding polynucleotide adenylyltransferase (COG:A; EggNog:ENOG503NUH2; BUSCO:EOG09260VYK; TransMembrane:1 (i222-241o)), with protein sequence MRAGLTLGVTPPILLSGPTENDEIVTVALETELKAQNVFESSEEAKLREVVLGRVDALVKEFVYRASIAHSLPEGAARASGGKIFTFGSYRLGVHGPGADIDTLCVAPKHVQREDFFTIFEALLKEREEISELASVPEAYVPLIKTKFMGISIDFLFSRIALPRIDDALDLKDDNLLKNLDERDVRSLGGSRVTDEILRLVPNVPVFRMALRCIKLWAGRRGIYSNVLGFLGGVAWAMLVARICQLYPNEIAGPIVSRFFIIMHQWKWPQPVLLKHIEDGPLPIRVWNPRLYPTDRLHRMPIITPAYPSMCATHNVTQSTQAIMTDEFLRGAEIVDRVFAGKEQWATLFEKNDFFHKYKYYLQIIASSGSADLQLKWEGTVESRLRQLVMKLELIPSVLCVHPYVKGFNQESVCYTDEEVRQVATGNVPEAVAKRTKLQALPSEGEALKKDEQQQQAEEDKGTRVIYTTTFYMGLKIEPRQPHEASTRRLDISYPIIDFTQKVKQWDQFDEAAMGIVVRHIKGSDLPDYVFDGASRKAPSKRAGKRAKHAPEEDAMKRAK encoded by the exons ATGCGTGCAGGCCTAACACTGGGTGTGACGCCGCCCATCTTGCTCAGCGGACCGACAGAGAATGATGAAATAGTGACGGTAGCGCTTGAAACAGAGCTCAAAGCGCAGAACGTGTTTGAATCGTCTGAAGAAGCAAAGCTTCGCGAGGTCGTGCTTGGCcgcgtcgatgcgctcgtcAAGGAATTTGTGTACCGCGCGTCGATCGCACACAGCCTTCCGgaaggcgcggcgcgtgcatctgGGGGCAAAATTTTCACGTTTGGCTCCTACCGACTTGGTGTGCATGGCCCAGGTGCAGATATCGATACGCTGTGTGTCGCGCCGAAACATGTCCAGCGCGAAGACTTTTTTACTATTTTCGAAGCGCTGCTaaaagagcgcgaggagaTCTCCGAGCTTGCTTCCGTCCCAGAAGCATACGTGCCTTTGATCAAGACCAAATTTATGGGTATCTCCATTGATTTCCTTTTTTCGCGGATAGCACTTCCCCGGAtcgacgacgcgctcgacttAAAGGACGATAATCTGCTAAAGAATTTGGatgagcgcgacgtgcgcagtCTAGGTGGCTCGCGTGTCACGGACGAGATCTTGCGGCTTGTGCCAAACGTGCCCGTGTTCCGTATGGCGCTCCGCTGTATCAAATTGTGGGCGGGAAGACGGGGCATCTACAGCAACGTGCTCGGCTTCCTTGGTGGTGTTGCATGGGCAATGCTCGTTGCGCGTATCTGTCAATTGTACCCAAACGAGATTGCGGGACCGATTGTGAGCCGCTTCTTTATCATTATGCACCAGTGGAAGTGGCCGCAGCCCGTGCTGCTCAAGCACATTGAGGACGGGCCTTTGCCCATTCGCGTATGGAATCCGCGCTTGTACCCAACCGACCGGCTGCATCGGATGCCGATCATCACACCGGCGTATCCGTCCATGTGTGCAACACACAATGTGACGCAGTCGACGCAGGCCATCATGACGGACGAAttcctgcgcggcgctgagaTTGTCGATCGCGTCTTTGCAGGGAAGGAGCAGTGGGCGACGCTGTTTGAAAAGAACGACTTCTTTCACAAGTACAAATATTATCTGCAGATCATTGCCTCCTCGGGCTCTGCTGATCTGCAGCTCAAGTGGGAAGGTACGGTAGAGTCACGGCTTCGCCAGCTAGTCATGAAGCTGGAGCTCATACCTTCGGTGTTGTGTGTTCATCCATATGTAAAAGGGTTTAACCAGGAGTCGGTATGCTACACAGACGAGGAAGTGCGTCAAGTTGCGACGGGCAATGTCCCGGAGGCAGTGGCCAAACGGACCAAGCTACAGGCGCTTCCGTCGGAAGGCGAGGCGTTGAAGAAGGatgagcagcagcagcaggcgGAAGAAGATAAAGGGACGCGTGTCATTTACACAACAACGTTCTACATGGGTCTCAAAATCGAGCCCCGACAGC CGCATGAGGCATCCACACGGCGACTCGACATCTCGTACCCCATCATTGACTTTACTCAAAAGGTCAAGCAGTGGGACCAGTTTGATGAGGCAGCCATGGGCATTGTAGTGCGGCATATCAAGGG CTCCGACCTGCCCGATTATGTATTTGatggcgcgtcgcgcaaggcGCCCTCAAAGCGCGCAGGCAAG CGAGCGAAACACGCGCCGGAGGAGGATGCAATGAAACGCGCCAAGTAG
- the MED6 gene encoding Mediator of RNA polymerase II transcription subunit 6 (EggNog:ENOG503P0AP; COG:K), which translates to MAQATPEVNPSYLQWKNPEMLAFLSAQKGGVAPGTSILDASNVMEYFSTSPFYDRHSNNEHVRMQSTALIAQIMAQSVQSHAELMQSIARRYQEELRRRFTGFEFALAPDLYTILSTRLQSSMMGLKKTLELQREHRSTFTPRRGYYGRFLVAEDAEQDEKATSPSDAS; encoded by the exons atggcgcaagCAACGCCGGAGGTGAATCCATCGTACCTACAATGGAAGAACCCCGAGATGCTTGCGTTCCTGAGTGCGCAGAAAGGTGGCGTTGCACCAGGTACCTCCATTTTGGATGCGTCGAACGTGATGGAGTACTTTAGCACGTCGCCTTTTTACGATCGTCACAGCAATAACGAGCATGTGCGGATGCAAAGCACTGCATTGATAGCCCAGATCATGGCGCAATCGGTGCAGTCGCACGCAGAACTGATGCAGAGTATCGCACGGCGGTACCAAGAAGAGCTGCG TAGGCGGTTCACGGGTTTCGAATTCGCActt GCACCCGACTTGTATACCATTCTGTCCACGCGCTTG CAATCGAGCATGATGGGTCTCAAAAAGACGCTGGAATTACAGCGCGAGCACCGCTCGACAttcacgccgcgccgtggatACTATGGCCGCTTTCTTGTCGCAGAGGATGCAGAGCAGGATGAAAAAGCAACGTCGCCATCCGATGCATCGTAA
- the VMA3 gene encoding H(+)-transporting V0 sector ATPase subunit c (COG:P; TransMembrane:4 (o12-33i54-81o93-118i130-155o); EggNog:ENOG503P1TH), with protein MSEVVNLDLCPVYAPFFGAMGVTAAIVFTCLGASYGTAKSGIGISAMGVLRPDLLIKCIIPVVMAGIIAIYGLVVSVLISGDIKTPMTLYAGFIQLGAGLSVGLAGLAAGFAIGIVGDAGVRGTAQQPRLYIGMILILIFAEVLGLYGLIVALILNTRSQEAGSCFIRA; from the exons ATGAGCGAGGTCGTGAATTTGGATCTGTGCCCTGTCTATGCACCGTTTTTTGGCGCCATG GGCGTCACGGCGGCGATTGTATTCACAT GTCTCGGTGCCAGTTACGGCACGGCCAAGTCTGGCATCGGTATTTCTGCCATGGGCGTGCTGCGTCCTGACCTGTTGATCAAGTGTATTATTCCCGTGGTCATGGCTGGTATTATTGCTATTTACGGTCTTGTCGTGAGTGTGCTCATTTCCGGCGACATCAAGACGCCCATGACACTGTATGCTGGTTTCATCCAGCTTGGCGCTGGTCTCTCGGTTGGTCTTGCTGGACTTGCTGCTGGCTTTGCCATTGGCATTGTTGGTGACGCCGGCGTACGTGGTACGGCACAGCAGCCGCGCCTTTACATTGGTATGATTCTTATTCTCATTTTCGCCGAAGTGCTGGGTCTTTACGGCCTCATTGTTGCGCTGATTTTGAACACCAGGAGTCAAGAAGCAGGCAGC TGTTTCATCCGTGCGTAA
- a CDS encoding uncharacterized protein (TransMembrane:1 (o577-598i); COG:S; EggNog:ENOG503P70D), producing MGNHHSSFSTPSLSPISNKDTASTLTRAKQARETLADKTRDDAAAMALRTTTKRKTITKRKTVTMRKTVTETSDTHQKTPATSKTKDATVHTTPSTTRPWALPTVHETSDTDAVHSKHKTRKSDSVSLVSPVPVTTKDHALPSTAPHQASSIMPSKHETHKGETTSPSASHAFSAKNEHTHTSLFLHSPDKTQDHDTEMQRHTNSATRDAPTTIPSHHTVHASHGPAHHAKGAMRRSRGSHVHAHGKESRSTALSKDVGTSTDQSATVSSSTSTASTDQSATVSSSTSTASTDQSATVSVSTSTASTDQSATVSVSTSTASTDQSATVSVSTSTASTDQSATVSVSTSTASTDQSATVSVSTSTASTDQSATVSVSTSTTSTTTSTSTTTTTSAYVFVKTDALVMPTPSGPLLLPIYDANKTKQKALPQMITPTSNDGVQLSQSVRISILFKSTVPWSWVVHQRDTAAQLFTYMPPMLAAGMQSSTDFVHTIQLRSQKMTSSDTSPRTLHMARIPPSNVGALQKAFHRASTAMLANTSSHVQRELAEQIDTSFDLLTYKDRDPNGNPPPTLSPSATAAIAATFSTVGFLMLVAVLGWFGYRWYKRRAQTAQDKRRDTIASFVGISPPNCTDEPQQLSTPSPTWTYGDGRTSTMNSRGSATPYMASHPGRIQLDTPRAERALGWSVPDTSGDTVPYLGAGMSLGSQQADIFGFSTHPAPMQGEVGAPVRRYYPDVPPNIPLWLAQERMAATLAQGLPDAGSLPLPPIAQLPKSPMPKELEQATF from the exons ATGGGGAAT CACCACTCTTCCTTTTCCACACCGAGCTTATCGCCCATATCGAACAAGGACACTGCTTCGACTTTGACGCGGGCGAAGCAAGCTCGTGAAACCCTTGCGGACAAAACACGAGACGATGCGGCAGCGATGGCACTTAGGACAACTaccaagcgcaagacgatcaccaagcgcaagacggTGACCATGCGCAAGACGGTGACCGAGACCAGCGATACACACCAAAAGACGCCAGCTACGTCCAAGACCAAGGATGCAACAGTGCATACTACACCGTCTACGACACGCCCTTGGGCACTTCCGACAGTGCATGAAACCAGCGACACAGATGCTGTGCACTCAAAGCACAAGACACGTAAGAGTGATTCTGTATCTCTGGTTTCTCCTGTCCCAGTCACGACGAAAGACCATGCTTTGCCGTCTACAGCACCCCATCAAGCGTCCTCAATAATGCCCTCAAAGCATGAGACACACAAGGGCGAAACTACATCACCTTCTGCTTCCCATGCCTTCTCTGCGAAGAATGAACACACTCACACCTCACTCTTTTTACACTCTCCGGACAAGACGCAGGACCACGACACGGAAATGCAGCGGCATACAAACAGTGCGACTCGCGATGCGCCCACGACCATCCCGTCTCACCACACTGTACACGCCTCTCATGGGCCGGCGCATCACGCCAAAGGCGCTATGCGTCGATCGCGCGGTTCACACGTCCATGCCCACGGAAAAGAATCGCGTTCTACTGCTCTTTCGAAAGACGTTGGCACATCAACGGACCAGAGCGCCACGGTGAGTTCCTCGACGTCCACCGCGTCAACGGACCAGAGCGCCACGGTGAGTTCCTCGACGTCCACCGCGTCAACGGACCAGAGCGCCACGGTGAGTGTCTCGACGTCCACCGCGTCAACGGACCAGAGCGCCACGGTGAGTGTCTCGACGTCCACCGCGTCAACGGACCAGAGCGCCACGGTGAGTGTCTCGACGTCCACCGCGTCAACGGACCAGAGCGCCACGGTGAGTGTCTCGACGTCCACCGCGTCAACGGACCAGAGCGCCACGGTGAGTGTCTCGACGTCCACCGCGTCAACGGACCAGAGCGCCACGGTGAGTGTCTCTACGTCCACCACGTCAACCACCACGTCAACATCAACCACAACAACGACCAGCGCCTATGTCTTTGTCAAGACGGACGCGCTTGTGATGCCCACACCCAGTGGCCCCCTCTTGCTTCCAATTTATGATGCGAACAAGACAAAGCAAAAGGCTTTGCCGCAAATGATCACGCCGACGAGCAATGACGGCGTCCAGCTGTCCCAGTCAGTGCGTATTAGTATTTTATTTAAGAGCACGGTTCCTTGGTCGTGGGTGGTCCATCAGCGCGACACGGCCGCGCAGTTGTTCACCTATatgccgcccatgctcGCTGCTGGGATGCAATCGAGCACGGATTTCGTTCACACAATTCAATTGCGTTCCCAGAAGATGACGAGCTCGGATACGAGTCCCAGGACGCTGCACATGGCACGGATTCCCCCGTCAAATGTCGGTGCACTACAAAAAGCATTTCACCGCGCCTCGACTGCGATGCTTGCCAATACGAGCAGTCATGTCCAGCGCGAACTTGCTGAGCAGATTGATACTTCGTTCGATTTATTGACGTACAAGGACCGTGATCCAAACGGCAATCCTCCACCGACGCTTTCGCCTTCGGCCACCGCTGCGATTGCCGCAACGTTTTCAACGGTCGGATTTCTGATGCTCGTCGCAGTGCTTGGCTGGTTTGGCTACCGCTGgtacaagcgccgcgcgcaaaccgCGCAggacaagcgccgcgataCGATTGCCTCGTTTGTCGGCATTTCTCCGCCCAATTGCACTGACGAGCCGCAGCAATTGTCCACGCCGTCGCCGACGTGGACATATGGAGATGGTCGTACTAGCACGATGAATTCGCGAGGATCAGCGACGCCCTACATGGCGAGCCATCCTGGACGTATACAGTTGGATACGCCGCGAGCCGAGCGTGCGTTGGGCTGGAGTGTGCCGGATACGTCGGGCGATACGGTGCCGTATTTGGGTGCGGGTATGTCGTTGGGCTCACAGCAAGCCGATATCTTTGGTTTTAGCACGCATCCAGCGCCTATGCAAGGCGAGGTCGGTGCGCCAGTCCGCCGCTATTATCCGGATGTGCCTCCCAACATACCCCTGTGGCTCGCCCAGGAACGAATGGCTGCAACCTTGGCGCAAGGACTGCCAGATGCAGGATCGCTTCCTCTTCCGcccattgcgcagctgcccAAGTCGCCCATGCCAAAAGAGCTAGAGCAGGCGACATTTTAA